The sequence below is a genomic window from Brachyhypopomus gauderio isolate BG-103 unplaced genomic scaffold, BGAUD_0.2 sc132, whole genome shotgun sequence.
gtgtgtgatcctcaTCCAGGTGCCCCTGACGGAGGTGGTGGAGCCAGTAGACTATGAGGAGTATGTGAGTAGCCACCCCACTGAGCCCGGGCCGCTCCGTCAGCTGTTGGAGTTCCCCAGCGATGACCTGCAGCTCATCctgcaggagagagagtgtagcACACTGGAGACAGCGCTGCCTGAGGAGGagtatgtgtacacacacacacacacacacacacacacacacacacacacacacacacacacactggagccaGCGCTGCCTGAGGAGGagtatgtgtgtacacacacacacacacacacacacacacactggagccaGCGCTGCCTGAGGaagagtatgtgtgtgcaaacggacacacacaggcacaacgCAGTACTCTATTAAAATGATGGAGGAGGTTTGATGTTGGTTGAGACCTGTGTGTTTTCCTCCAGTACGCTGGACAGTAGAGTTCGAGATGCTGTGGGAGTCTACACCGACCACTGGCTGATCATCCAGAGACGGTGGGTGTGGCTGTTCCCTGcatggcccctcccccaccccagcaCACTTTCATTTGTGTTTTCCTTCTTCAGTGATTGGTGCACTCTTCCTGACCAGTTATGATTCTTGCTTGTAATTGGGTGGCCGTGTCCAAGGACCCCACGAGGTCCACTTGTCAGGGTTCAGAATGGTAAACACCATGGTAGTCATCATTCACTATTGTAGGGCTATTGTAGTGATGCCAGAGCTTCTGCCCCCAGATACCAGCACTACAGCACCGTACAGACTCCTCACAACAGCGAGCGTCAGAGGGAGCGTCAGCGCGGCCTCCTCAAGCAGACCTTTGAGCTGGACGAGACTGCCGCTGCTGACCGGCAGGACGACCAGGTGAGGTCACCTGTGTGAAGGCGACCGCAGCTGTGGTCGTTGTCAGTATTTCTGCAGCCTAAGGCTCGGCCGTCTGTGTGCTAGGATGATCCTAAGCGGAGGTCCGTGTCCATGGACGACACCCCGCGGGGCAGCTGGGCGTCTAGCGTCTTCGACCTGAAGAACTCCTCCCCCGATGTCCTGCTTCCGTCCCTGCTGGACCGGGCCACCGCGGAGGACGTGGACCAGCGCAACGCCGAGAGCCGCCAGCAGGGACGACATCCTCACTTCCTCGCCCTGTACTCGGCGCCGGACGAGGTGGGCCGCCCTGATGCTAGTACTTCTGTGCGTTCAGTCCGTTCCGGACTCCAGTGCACCTGAGCCTGTCAGTCATGCTCTGATTGCTTGATTTCCTGGTTCAGTTGTACGAGGACATTAGGGGTGTCACAATTTCGATATTAAATCGAAATCAATCAAAATTATGTAACGATCTCGAGCCtcgaagtcaaaaagaggattgacgatccctccctctaagctacgcaagcacccacactacgcaaacttaagcctggtttaaactaGACACATCGTGAGGGTCCACGCgccaaaaatgacgtaatcacgatggctccgcccgtgcgcgctGGGGAAttgcgcggtcgtgcacctctcgaattttgtaactttgcgcgcaccgcgcttcagcacaatgaaccaagtcatgttttctgggctcatacacctttacaaggtggattTAAAgcacctaattaagttaaatatttatacatatactcgtaatgattcgaaataattcgctttttcatcacattatttaatggttgtttattttcaaaacgcccaatcttaatgtcttcacgttcactcatgtttcgtcctgaaattacaagaggctcatatttgttaacgtaatacaagagaactgttcagtcagacagctatttgttgtgaaactttcaaacattttcaagtactttagcctaaatctcagcacttttcaaacttggaacacaatgcaacattaatttttgtcaggtaaatgttccttcccctgtttttgaggggtgttcctttatactaccacatattgtttcggagaacactgcaaagaatattAACGCCTCTGCCgtttgcgcgaggtgtgcggagtcgcgtgctacagtcactcgcgaaagtataatccataataaataatccagccaTGACGCATCTCAGGGATTACGTCACACGCAGCGCCGTGCGGCCATTACggttatttaaacaaatttaaacatgggtctgtggcgggagctgagtgcagagcgttgaggagcgatttcgattggaggatcgtgctctctgagattttttattattaaatttttttgctgatgctggtccagcatggcacgtgccagtgattatgtctcggcgtgccaacagtggcacgcgtgccataggttgctgaCCCCTGCCATagtctaatctaaaactggcataggcctcTCTGAGGTAAATCaagaatcgaatcgaatcgtgaccctaaaatcggaaatacagtcgaatcgaggatttagagaatcgtgacaTCCCTAGAGGACATAGAACGAAACAAAAACCAGGGCTAGATGCAGCTCCCTCAGGACTGGGCTGAGAACATCTCTCCTGTGTTTCTTAACCAGGCCTCAGGAGCCCATGAGCCAGCCCATGTTTTTGCTCCAACCCAGCTCTCAGTGGTCTGTAGCTGGTATTCAGggactgggagagagtaaaaccTGGACTGGCTCTGGTTCTTGTGGAATGGTTGGAGATACGCTGCcctgtgtggtagtgtgtgtggagattgtGTGGCTTTAAAGCAGATAGCACGTGttttctctctgttcctctatGAAAGTACTGACATTCTAAGTCCCAAACCTGACGGTAGCGGGCAGACAGAGTTTCACCTTCCCAAACCGTCTGTCTGGACGATCGTCTCTCTCAGTTCTAGCTGCCTTGCTTGACGTGTTATTGTCGTCTCTCAGTACCATAGCGGCTGCCTGTGTACACATTACTCTGACACTGTTGTCATGGCACTGTTGTCATGGAGCTCactgcttcagtgtgtgtgtgtgtgtgtgtgtgtgtgtgtggtaggatgaGGCAGTGGAGAGGTGCTCTCTCCCTGAGGTGCCAAGGGAACACACAGGCCAGAGGATCATGGtgaagtgtctctctctcaagtGAGTTTAGTCTTCCGTcttctgtccacacacacacagcgtgtcCGGTGTCCTGTGGGACTCATGAACTATCTCCTGCTCTGTTGCTCTTTCTTACAGGTTTGAAATAGAAATTGAACCGATATTTGGGAGTCTGGCCCTGTATGAtgtgaaagaaaagaaaaaggtaATAATGTCTCTAAATGTCTCTGTCCACGTGGTTCACATACGCGTAGGTGAATATACCGTGAATATTCATGAGTCTcaggtgtacaggtgtgtgtagtggttcTGTTCCTGGTGCTTTGAGAAGTTCCCTCCTTTAGTGGAGGGGAAGTCGTGTCTCCATCAACATCCACATTGTGTCTGCTGTCAGATTTCAGAGAACTTCTACTTTGACCTGAACTCTGACCAGATGAAGAGTCTCCTccgcccccacaccccccacaccgctATCTCCACCCTGGCACGCTCTGCCATCTTCTCCATCACCTACCCCTCTCCCGACATCTTCCTGGTCATTAAGGTATGGCCACCAGGGGGAGCTGTGGGCTAGCTGGAGCTGCTGTTCACCAGTGTTGGCATGGTCACCGTTACACTCGTAGCAGATACTGGCACTGTTCTTGGtgtgactcgtgtgtgtgtgtgtgtgtgtgtgtgtgtgtgtgtgtacatgtttcaGCTGGAGAAAGTCTTGCAGCAGGGAGACATAGGAGAATGCTGTGAGCCATATATGGTCATGAAGGAATCTGACTCCActaaagtaagtgtgtgtgtgtgcgcgcgcgagtgtgcgcgcgcgagtgtgtgcgcgcgagtgtgtgtgtgtgcatgtgcgcagcAGCATGGGTTTGCAtgtatgcgtgtgcatgtgcctcccggtgtgtgtgtgtgtgtgtgtgtgtgtgtgtgtgtgtgtgtgtgtgtgtacatctctcCTGTGCTGGTACTGGGGCGTTGAGGTGTGTCTGCTCTTCATGGCTCATGTTACTTTCCAGTTATTTCTCAATTTTTGTCCTGCTGCAGTGTTTGCTTTTCTGTTTTGAAATGATCGAAGTCCAATAAACTGTATCGGTGTGTCTGCACGTCCTGCCTGGTCCAGCAGAGCAGAAATGGAGCCGTGTTGATTTTGGCCTAATGGGTTGTCTGTCTTATTTTCATtacttgatgtgtgtgtgtgtgtgtgtgtgtgtgtgtgtgccccccAACCATGtctatgcgcgtgtgtgtgtagcacaagGAGAAGCTGGAGAAGCTACGTCAGCAGACGGAGCAGGCGTGTGGGCGCTTGGGCCGCTTCCGCATGCCCTTCGCATGGACCGCCATCCACCTGCTCAACATCGTGAGCAGCGCCGGGGGGTTGGACCGCTCCGACTCGGACTCCGACACAGGTCAGTCCCCGCTCCGCCCGGGCCCTCCGCGTGAGCCCTCCG
It includes:
- the LOC143499401 gene encoding dedicator of cytokinesis protein 6-like isoform X1, whose product is MSLSEIEALPASLKARCTPGGGENHAAPWTIAAEVRKQVSREYGSPQMSKKRAGVHQQVPLTEVVEPVDYEEYVSSHPTEPGPLRQLLEFPSDDLQLILQERECSTLETALPEEDTLDSRVRDAVGVYTDHWLIIQRRYQHYSTVQTPHNSERQRERQRGLLKQTFELDETAAADRQDDQDDPKRRSVSMDDTPRGSWASSVFDLKNSSPDVLLPSLLDRATAEDVDQRNAESRQQGRHPHFLALYSAPDEDEAVERCSLPEVPREHTGQRIMVKCLSLKFEIEIEPIFGSLALYDVKEKKKISENFYFDLNSDQMKSLLRPHTPHTAISTLARSAIFSITYPSPDIFLVIKLEKVLQQGDIGECCEPYMVMKESDSTKHKEKLEKLRQQTEQACGRLGRFRMPFAWTAIHLLNIVSSAGGLDRSDSDSDTERKSAWSERKKRGAERVSVGEDLCSFTNFRPATLTVTNFFKQASDRLSDEDLYKFLADMRRPTSVLRRLRPVTAQLKVDISPAADSSPYCLSPELLHVKPYPDLRVRPTKEVLEFPARHVYTPHTTYRNLLYIYPQSLNFSSRQGSVRNITVKMQFMEGEDPSQAMSVSEHTNPTPYTLTLHPTH
- the LOC143499401 gene encoding dedicator of cytokinesis protein 6-like isoform X2 codes for the protein MASLTSERRAFAHKINRTIAAEVRKQVSREYGSPQMSKKRAGVHQQVPLTEVVEPVDYEEYVSSHPTEPGPLRQLLEFPSDDLQLILQERECSTLETALPEEDTLDSRVRDAVGVYTDHWLIIQRRYQHYSTVQTPHNSERQRERQRGLLKQTFELDETAAADRQDDQDDPKRRSVSMDDTPRGSWASSVFDLKNSSPDVLLPSLLDRATAEDVDQRNAESRQQGRHPHFLALYSAPDEDEAVERCSLPEVPREHTGQRIMVKCLSLKFEIEIEPIFGSLALYDVKEKKKISENFYFDLNSDQMKSLLRPHTPHTAISTLARSAIFSITYPSPDIFLVIKLEKVLQQGDIGECCEPYMVMKESDSTKHKEKLEKLRQQTEQACGRLGRFRMPFAWTAIHLLNIVSSAGGLDRSDSDSDTERKSAWSERKKRGAERVSVGEDLCSFTNFRPATLTVTNFFKQASDRLSDEDLYKFLADMRRPTSVLRRLRPVTAQLKVDISPAADSSPYCLSPELLHVKPYPDLRVRPTKEVLEFPARHVYTPHTTYRNLLYIYPQSLNFSSRQGSVRNITVKMQFMEGEDPSQAMSVSEHTNPTPYTLTLHPTH